One window of Serinus canaria isolate serCan28SL12 chromosome 3, serCan2020, whole genome shotgun sequence genomic DNA carries:
- the TBP gene encoding TATA-box-binding protein: MDQNNSLPPYAQGLASPQGAMTPGIPIFSPMMPYGTGLTPQPVQSTNSLSILEEQQRQQQQQQQAAQQSTSQQATQGTSGQTPQLFHSQTLTTAPLPGTTPLYSSPMTPMTPITPATPASESSGIVPQLQNIVSTVNLGCKLDLKTIALRARNAEYNPKRFAAVIMRIREPRTTALIFSSGKMVCTGAKSEEQSRLAARKYARVVQKLGFPAKFLDFKIQNMVGSCDVKFPIRLEGLVLTHQQFSSYEPELFPGLIYRMIKPRIVLLIFVSGKVVLTGAKVRAEIYEAFENIYPILKGFRKTT, from the exons ATGGATCAGAACAACAGTTTGCCACCCTACGCTCAAGGCTTAGCCTCCCCTCAG GGTGCAATGACTCCAGGAATTCCAATTTTCAGCCCGATGATGCCATATGGCACAGGACTGACACCGCAGCCTGTCCAGAGCACCAACAGTCTGTCCATATTGGAggagcagcagcggcagcagcagcagcagcagcaggcagcacagcaatCCACGTCACAGCAAGCAACACAGGGAACATCTGGTCAAACCCCCCAGCTCTTCCATTCACAGACTCTTACCACAGCCCCTTTACCAGGAACCACACCTCTGTACTCCTCTCCAATGACTCCAATGACTCCAATAACTCCTGCGACACCGGCGTCAGAGAGCTCTGGCATAGTGCCACAACTACA GAATATTGTGTCCACAGTGAATCTTGGTTGCAAACTTGACCTAAAAACTATTGCACTTCGTGCCCGAAATGCTGAATATAATCCCAAG CgttttgctgctgttattaTGAGAATAAGAGAACCACGTACTACTGCACTGATATTCAGCTCTGGAAAAATGGTGTGCACAGGAGCAAAAAG TGAGGAGCAATCCAGACTGGCTGCAAGGAAATATGCAAGAGTGGTTCAGAAGCTAGGTTTTCCTGCAAaatttttggattttaaaattcagaatatgGTGGGCAGCTGTGATGTGAAATTTCCCATCAGACTGGAAGGATTGGTACTCACACACCAGCAGTTCAGCAG CTACGAGCCGGAATTGTTTCCTGGCCTAATCTACAGAATGATTAAGCCACGAATTGTTCtgcttatttttgtttctggaaaaGTGGTTTTAACTG gtGCTAAAGTACGAGCAGAAATCTATGAAGCATTTGAAAACATCTATCCTATTTTAAAGGGATTCAGAAAGACAACGTAA